From Saccharothrix espanaensis DSM 44229, the proteins below share one genomic window:
- a CDS encoding phosphatase PAP2 family protein translates to MATQTPPMLARVVTEVLAPWVLVLSLPVLVAWHATRSVVPTVVWGLVVGVTGSVIPMLVVVRGARRGLWQGHHVTNREGRLVPLFTCALSLGAGIAALVLGDAPHRMVALALSMFLCLVVSIAITFVAPVPGGRGWKISVHTAVAAGALAVLLVTFGLWTLVFLPAVALVGWSRVALGDHTVAQVVGGVVLGLVVGGLTFWWLA, encoded by the coding sequence ATGGCCACACAGACGCCGCCGATGCTCGCCCGCGTGGTGACCGAAGTCCTCGCGCCATGGGTGCTCGTGCTGAGCCTGCCGGTGCTGGTCGCCTGGCACGCGACGCGCAGCGTGGTGCCCACAGTGGTGTGGGGCCTGGTGGTCGGGGTGACCGGGTCGGTGATCCCGATGCTGGTCGTGGTCCGGGGCGCGCGGCGCGGGTTGTGGCAGGGCCACCACGTGACCAACCGCGAAGGCCGCCTGGTGCCGCTGTTCACCTGCGCGTTGTCGCTCGGTGCCGGGATCGCGGCGCTGGTGCTGGGCGACGCGCCGCACCGGATGGTGGCGTTGGCGCTGTCGATGTTCCTCTGCCTGGTGGTGAGCATCGCGATCACGTTCGTCGCTCCGGTGCCCGGCGGGCGGGGCTGGAAGATCTCCGTGCACACGGCCGTCGCGGCGGGCGCGCTGGCCGTGCTGCTGGTGACGTTCGGCCTGTGGACGCTGGTGTTCCTGCCCGCCGTGGCGCTGGTCGGGTGGTCGCGGGTGGCGTTGGGGGACCACACCGTGGCCCAGGTCGTGGGCGGCGTCGTGCTGGGGCTGGTGGTGGGCGGTCTGACGTTCTGGTGGCTGGCGTGA
- a CDS encoding aminotransferase class V-fold PLP-dependent enzyme: MPESYLVECREPVGYLDFARYGPPVHAVVAETTRLLERSSQAGPSTVDDLMRQDLRARSAVARLVGAGAAQVPAQVPADRVALVPNTSTGLFQAASGLVGEVLVARAEFPANTYPWVRSGRARVRWLPAGPVTPEVVRAALTPEVTAVSVSAVDFRTGYRADLAALRDVLGDRLLVVDGIQGFGVVDEPWSVADVVVVGGQKWLRAGWSTGFVALSDRALERLEPTLSGWTGAVNVGLFNNSLRPRAAGAAAWSVTHLSPVAAGALATALELVELAGVQALGTRIVELADELADVVRAAGGTVVSEQARRAGIVAFTLPHVPASAVGAALARAGVTATTRPEHVRLAPHASTTPDTVALLADTLRHLHPTPSAAARSTAARSTAARSTAARSAATPTDPSRSPGVGPVAAGRTGVGPVGDGPVGGGPVGGGGVEGGGEVAERVEAEPWRGTEAGVGARAFPPDVGTYRRMLVERAVADTGVPVSLMRKSHKAQVVRYLDDAGLFQVRDSVDHLAGVLGVTRFTIYNYLNEIRPRPVPEEPVPEGPPSGAEEASGEQE; the protein is encoded by the coding sequence GTGCCGGAGAGTTACCTGGTCGAGTGTCGCGAACCGGTCGGCTATCTGGATTTCGCGCGCTACGGGCCGCCCGTGCACGCGGTGGTGGCGGAGACGACGCGGCTGTTGGAGCGGTCCTCGCAGGCCGGGCCGTCCACCGTGGACGACCTGATGCGCCAGGACCTGCGGGCGCGGTCGGCGGTGGCCCGGCTGGTCGGAGCGGGCGCGGCGCAGGTCCCGGCGCAGGTCCCGGCGGACCGGGTGGCGCTGGTGCCCAACACCAGCACCGGGTTGTTCCAGGCGGCATCCGGGCTGGTCGGTGAGGTGCTGGTGGCGCGGGCCGAGTTCCCGGCGAACACCTACCCGTGGGTCCGCAGCGGGCGGGCGCGGGTGCGGTGGTTGCCCGCCGGGCCGGTGACGCCGGAGGTGGTGCGGGCGGCGCTCACGCCGGAGGTGACGGCGGTGTCGGTGAGCGCGGTGGACTTCCGGACCGGCTACCGGGCCGACCTCGCGGCGTTGCGGGACGTGCTGGGCGACCGGCTGCTCGTCGTGGACGGCATCCAGGGCTTCGGCGTGGTGGACGAGCCGTGGTCGGTGGCCGACGTGGTGGTGGTCGGCGGTCAGAAGTGGCTGCGGGCCGGGTGGTCGACCGGGTTCGTCGCGCTGTCCGACCGCGCGCTGGAACGGCTGGAACCGACGCTCTCCGGCTGGACCGGCGCGGTGAACGTCGGATTGTTCAACAACTCGCTGCGGCCACGAGCCGCCGGCGCGGCGGCCTGGTCGGTGACCCACCTGAGCCCGGTCGCGGCCGGGGCCCTGGCGACGGCGCTGGAACTGGTCGAACTGGCGGGAGTCCAGGCGCTCGGCACGAGGATCGTCGAACTCGCCGACGAACTGGCCGACGTGGTGCGCGCGGCGGGCGGGACGGTGGTGTCGGAGCAGGCCCGGCGCGCCGGGATCGTGGCGTTCACGCTGCCGCACGTGCCGGCGTCGGCGGTCGGCGCGGCACTCGCCAGGGCGGGCGTGACCGCGACCACCCGCCCCGAACACGTCCGCCTCGCACCCCACGCCTCGACCACGCCCGACACCGTCGCCCTGCTCGCCGACACCCTCCGCCACCTCCACCCGACACCGTCCGCCGCCGCACGATCGACTGCCGCACGATCGACTGCCGCACGATCGACTGCCGCACGGTCCGCCGCCACGCCGACTGACCCGAGCCGCTCGCCCGGAGTCGGTCCGGTCGCGGCCGGCCGGACCGGCGTTGGCCCGGTTGGGGATGGCCCGGTCGGGGGTGGCCCGGTTGGGGGTGGTGGGGTTGAGGGTGGCGGCGAGGTGGCCGAGCGGGTCGAGGCCGAACCCTGGCGCGGCACCGAAGCCGGGGTGGGTGCCCGCGCGTTCCCGCCGGACGTGGGCACCTACCGCCGGATGCTGGTCGAACGGGCCGTCGCCGACACCGGGGTCCCGGTCTCCCTGATGCGGAAGTCGCACAAGGCCCAGGTGGTCCGGTACCTGGACGACGCCGGGCTGTTCCAGGTCCGCGACTCGGTCGACCACCTGGCCGGGGTCCTCGGCGTCACCAGGTTCACGATCTACAACTACCTCAACGAGATCCGTCCCCGTCCGGTACCGGAAGAGCCGGTGCCCGAAGGCCCGCCAAGCGGGGCGGAGGAGGCGAGCGGTGAACAGGAATAG
- a CDS encoding cobalt-precorrin-6A reductase, with product MKTVLVLGGTGEARELARRAVSGFRVVSSLAGRVASPRLPAGEVRVGGFGGVAGLVAYLRAERVDAVVDATHPFADRITANALAATRAAGVPFLVLRRPGWTERPGDRWTWVGSIAEAAAVVGARRAFVTTGRDGLDAFTAGVARTVDPPAGGTALEVVLDRGPYTVDGELALMRRYGVEVLVTKDSGGDMTSAKLDAARTLGLPVVLVRRPPAPAAPTVSGVDAALAWLTTGSAGA from the coding sequence GTGAAGACGGTGTTGGTGCTCGGCGGGACGGGCGAGGCGCGGGAGCTGGCGCGGCGCGCGGTGTCGGGGTTCCGGGTGGTGTCGTCGTTGGCCGGGCGGGTCGCCTCGCCCCGGCTGCCGGCGGGGGAGGTGCGGGTCGGCGGGTTCGGCGGGGTGGCCGGGCTGGTCGCCTACCTGCGGGCCGAGCGGGTGGACGCCGTGGTCGACGCCACGCACCCGTTCGCCGACCGGATCACGGCCAACGCGCTCGCCGCGACCCGCGCGGCCGGCGTGCCGTTCCTGGTGCTGCGCCGACCGGGCTGGACCGAGCGCCCCGGCGACCGCTGGACGTGGGTCGGCTCGATCGCCGAGGCGGCGGCGGTGGTCGGCGCGCGGCGGGCGTTCGTGACCACCGGGCGCGACGGGCTGGACGCGTTCACCGCCGGCGTGGCGCGGACCGTCGACCCGCCCGCCGGCGGCACCGCGCTGGAGGTCGTGCTGGACCGAGGACCGTACACAGTGGACGGTGAGCTGGCCCTGATGCGCCGCTACGGCGTGGAAGTGCTGGTCACCAAGGACAGCGGCGGCGACATGACGTCGGCCAAGCTGGACGCCGCACGCACCCTCGGGCTGCCCGTGGTGCTGGTCCGCCGCCCGCCCGCGCCCGCCGCGCCCACCGTGTCGGGGGTGGACGCGGCGCTGGCGTGGCTCACGACGGGTAGCGCCGGGGCGTGA
- a CDS encoding enoyl-CoA hydratase/isomerase family protein, with protein MTLRLDLSGPVATLTIDRPAKRNALSYDMWSSLPGLLARVQDAADVRVLVIRGGEHFSAGADISEFSTLRSGADGAARYHEAVHGGERAIATLGKPTIAAITGFCIGGGCEIALACDLRIASDGARFGITPAKLGIVYDLRSTKRLVDVVGPAWAKQILFSGEILDSATALRIGLVNEVHADVDARVKELSEVIASRAGVSVRGAKTIVERITDGQHEDDDAVRALYDEAVHSAEYAEGVAAFMQKRSPRF; from the coding sequence ATGACGCTGAGACTGGACCTGTCCGGCCCGGTGGCCACGTTGACCATCGACCGGCCCGCCAAGCGCAACGCCCTGAGCTACGACATGTGGTCGTCGTTGCCGGGGTTGCTGGCCCGGGTCCAGGACGCGGCCGACGTGCGGGTGCTGGTGATCCGGGGCGGCGAGCACTTCTCGGCGGGCGCGGACATCAGCGAGTTCTCGACGTTGCGCAGCGGCGCGGACGGCGCGGCCCGCTACCACGAGGCGGTGCACGGCGGGGAGCGCGCGATCGCCACGCTCGGCAAGCCGACCATCGCCGCGATCACCGGGTTCTGCATCGGCGGCGGGTGCGAGATCGCGCTGGCGTGCGACCTGCGGATCGCCTCGGACGGCGCCCGGTTCGGCATCACGCCCGCGAAGCTCGGGATCGTCTACGACCTGCGGTCCACCAAGCGGCTGGTCGACGTCGTCGGGCCCGCGTGGGCCAAGCAGATCCTGTTCTCCGGCGAGATCCTCGACTCGGCGACGGCCCTGCGGATCGGACTGGTCAACGAGGTGCACGCGGACGTGGACGCCCGGGTCAAGGAACTGTCCGAGGTGATCGCGTCACGGGCGGGGGTGAGCGTGCGCGGGGCGAAGACGATCGTGGAACGGATCACCGACGGGCAGCACGAAGACGACGACGCGGTACGTGCGCTGTACGACGAGGCCGTGCACAGCGCCGAGTACGCGGAAGGCGTCGCGGCGTTCATGCAAAAGCGTTCGCCGAGGTTCTGA
- a CDS encoding alpha/beta fold hydrolase yields the protein MTTAIADSLRVDHASLHYELRGSGPLVVLVGAPMDARAFEPLADLLATDHTVLTTDPRGINRSPVDDRGLDSTPELRADDLYRLIRHVDAGPAAVLGSSGGAVSVLALVQAHPEVVHTAIAHEPPLNELLDDRAELRAKTDEIIAIHQTGDPVAAFRKFLEVANIFLPDEVVEHMLGGERPAQDVADDEYQHNRMLRPTTRWVPDLDVLRATPTRLLIGLGEESTGQLCERTSRALTAALGTEPTLFPGGHIGFAEDAVAFEPRLREVLKG from the coding sequence ATGACCACCGCCATCGCCGACTCGCTCCGGGTCGACCACGCGTCCCTGCACTACGAACTGCGCGGCAGCGGCCCGCTGGTGGTGCTGGTCGGCGCGCCGATGGACGCGCGGGCGTTCGAGCCGCTGGCCGACCTGCTGGCCACCGACCACACCGTGCTCACCACCGACCCGCGCGGCATCAACCGCAGCCCGGTGGACGACCGCGGGCTCGACTCGACCCCGGAGCTGCGCGCCGACGACCTGTACCGGCTGATCCGGCACGTCGACGCCGGCCCGGCCGCGGTGCTGGGCTCCAGCGGCGGCGCGGTCAGCGTGCTGGCGCTGGTGCAGGCGCACCCGGAGGTCGTGCACACCGCGATCGCCCACGAGCCGCCGCTCAACGAGCTGCTCGACGACCGCGCGGAGCTGCGCGCGAAGACCGACGAGATCATCGCCATCCACCAGACGGGCGACCCGGTGGCCGCGTTCCGCAAGTTCCTGGAGGTGGCGAACATCTTCCTGCCCGACGAGGTGGTCGAGCACATGCTGGGCGGCGAGCGGCCCGCGCAGGACGTGGCCGACGACGAGTACCAGCACAACCGGATGCTGCGCCCGACCACCCGCTGGGTGCCCGACCTCGACGTCCTGCGCGCGACCCCGACCCGGCTGCTGATCGGTCTGGGCGAGGAGTCGACCGGTCAGCTGTGCGAGCGCACGTCCCGCGCGCTGACCGCGGCACTGGGCACCGAGCCGACGCTGTTCCCCGGCGGCCACATCGGTTTCGCCGAGGACGCGGTGGCGTTCGAGCCCCGGCTGCGCGAGGTGCTCAAGGGCTGA
- a CDS encoding bifunctional cobalt-precorrin-7 (C(5))-methyltransferase/cobalt-precorrin-6B (C(15))-methyltransferase, translated as MITVVGIGADGWEGLPPASRHAIASAEVLMGSTRQLDLIPAGSPGESREGEARIGESREGEAREGEARFGESWERESREGALGVGGVREGGAERVVWPSPLVPALPGLMQAHRGRRVCVLASGDPMFHGIGTTLVRLLGADAVRVLPQPSSASLACARLGWALDAVDVVSLVGKPAALLVPHLHPGRRVLVLGGDPTEVAALVGDARITVLEQLGGPAERIHHDVTAADPLNVLAVECAEGGFSLVPGLPDDAYEHDGQLTKREVRAVTLALLAPRPGQVLWDVGAGSGSIAVEWSRAHPACRAIAVERDPVRAERIARNAAALGVPGVRVVLGESPAALDLPQDFERPDAVFIGGGLTAPGVVERCLAALRPGGRLVANAVTLESEVVLARWHAAAGGSLTRLSVSRDTPVGGFTGWRPQMPVTIWAVTKESA; from the coding sequence GTGATCACCGTCGTCGGCATCGGCGCGGACGGCTGGGAGGGCCTGCCGCCCGCGTCGCGCCACGCGATCGCCTCCGCCGAGGTCCTGATGGGCAGCACCCGCCAACTCGACCTGATCCCGGCCGGCTCGCCCGGCGAGTCGCGGGAGGGTGAGGCGCGGATCGGTGAGTCGCGGGAGGGCGAGGCGCGGGAGGGTGAGGCGCGGTTCGGTGAGTCGTGGGAGCGCGAGTCGCGGGAGGGTGCGCTGGGTGTCGGCGGTGTACGGGAGGGTGGGGCGGAGCGGGTGGTGTGGCCGTCGCCGTTGGTGCCCGCGTTGCCGGGGCTGATGCAGGCGCACCGGGGGCGGCGGGTGTGCGTGCTGGCCAGTGGCGATCCGATGTTCCACGGCATCGGCACCACGCTGGTGCGGTTGCTCGGCGCGGACGCGGTGCGCGTCCTGCCGCAGCCGTCGTCGGCGTCGTTGGCGTGCGCGCGGCTGGGCTGGGCGCTGGACGCGGTGGACGTCGTCAGCCTGGTCGGCAAGCCCGCCGCGCTGCTGGTGCCGCACCTGCACCCCGGCCGGCGGGTCCTGGTGCTGGGCGGCGACCCGACCGAGGTGGCCGCGCTGGTCGGCGACGCCCGGATCACCGTGCTGGAGCAGCTGGGCGGGCCGGCCGAGCGGATCCACCACGACGTGACCGCCGCCGACCCGCTCAACGTGCTCGCCGTCGAGTGCGCCGAGGGCGGGTTCTCGCTGGTCCCAGGTCTGCCGGACGACGCCTACGAGCACGACGGGCAGCTCACCAAGCGCGAGGTGCGCGCGGTGACCCTGGCGCTGCTCGCGCCCCGTCCCGGCCAGGTGCTGTGGGACGTCGGCGCGGGCTCGGGCAGCATCGCCGTCGAGTGGTCCCGGGCGCACCCGGCGTGCCGGGCGATCGCCGTCGAACGGGATCCGGTGCGCGCCGAGCGGATCGCCCGCAACGCCGCCGCGCTGGGCGTGCCGGGCGTGCGGGTCGTGCTGGGGGAGAGCCCGGCGGCGCTGGACCTGCCGCAGGACTTCGAGCGGCCGGACGCGGTGTTCATCGGTGGCGGGCTGACCGCGCCGGGCGTCGTGGAGCGGTGCTTGGCGGCGTTGCGGCCCGGCGGGCGGCTGGTCGCCAACGCCGTCACGCTGGAGTCCGAGGTCGTGCTCGCGCGGTGGCACGCGGCCGCGGGCGGGTCGCTGACCAGGCTGTCGGTCAGCCGGGACACGCCCGTGGGCGGCTTCACCGGGTGGCGACCGCAGATGCCCGTGACCATCTGGGCCGTGACGAAGGAGAGCGCGTGA
- a CDS encoding sigma-70 family RNA polymerase sigma factor yields MSEVFSTGAELDQARAGDDAAFTRLVEPLRRELHAHCYRMLGSAHDADDALQDALLRAWRGLARFEGRSSLRSWLYTVATRTCLDVVEYRGRRALPIDLGPSSERAVVGDVALTDVAWLGPYPDAGLSGPGARYEQREAVELAFVAALQHLPGNQRAALVLFEVLGFSVAEIAGIMNTSTTSVNSALARARRIVAEKVPAASQQQTLRMIDDARLREVVSGFAEALERGDADTMVALLTEDVTWSMPPLSAWYAGRSAVMDFVAAVPFRCGSWRHLTTSANAQPAVACYLWDDAAGVHAAWSVNVLTLHDGLIAGVTSFQGGEHFRRFGLPVALP; encoded by the coding sequence GTGAGCGAAGTTTTTTCCACTGGAGCGGAACTGGACCAGGCGCGCGCGGGCGACGACGCCGCGTTCACCCGTCTGGTGGAGCCGCTGCGCCGTGAGCTGCACGCGCACTGCTACCGGATGCTGGGCTCGGCGCACGACGCCGACGACGCCCTGCAGGACGCCCTGCTGCGCGCGTGGCGCGGGCTGGCCCGGTTCGAGGGGCGCAGCTCGCTCAGGTCGTGGCTGTACACCGTGGCCACCCGGACGTGCCTGGACGTTGTCGAGTACCGCGGCCGGCGGGCGCTGCCGATCGACCTCGGACCGTCGAGCGAGCGGGCCGTGGTCGGCGACGTGGCGCTGACCGACGTGGCGTGGCTCGGGCCCTACCCGGACGCCGGGCTGAGCGGGCCGGGCGCGCGGTACGAGCAGCGGGAGGCCGTGGAACTCGCGTTCGTCGCCGCCCTCCAGCACCTGCCCGGCAACCAGCGGGCCGCGCTGGTGCTGTTCGAGGTGCTGGGGTTCTCGGTCGCCGAGATCGCCGGGATCATGAACACGTCCACCACGTCGGTGAACTCGGCGTTGGCGCGGGCGCGGCGGATCGTCGCGGAGAAGGTGCCGGCGGCCTCCCAGCAGCAGACCTTGCGGATGATCGACGACGCCCGGCTGCGGGAGGTCGTGTCGGGGTTCGCCGAGGCGCTGGAACGCGGCGACGCGGACACCATGGTCGCGCTGCTCACCGAGGACGTGACCTGGTCCATGCCGCCGCTGTCCGCCTGGTACGCGGGGCGGTCGGCGGTGATGGACTTCGTGGCGGCCGTGCCGTTCCGGTGCGGGTCGTGGCGGCACCTGACGACCAGCGCGAACGCCCAGCCGGCCGTGGCCTGCTACCTGTGGGACGACGCGGCCGGCGTGCACGCGGCGTGGTCGGTGAACGTGCTGACCCTGCACGACGGGCTGATCGCCGGGGTGACGTCGTTCCAGGGCGGGGAGCACTTCCGGCGGTTCGGGCTGCCGGTGGCCCTGCCCTGA
- the trxA gene encoding thioredoxin, with amino-acid sequence MATVELTTENFDEVVGGSDMVLVDFWAAWCGPCRQFAPTYEKTAEKHPDIVFGKVDTEDQQQLAAAFEIRSIPTLMIVRDGVVLYAQPGALPESALEDLIDQARKVDMEEVRKQVADQQA; translated from the coding sequence ATGGCCACGGTGGAGCTGACCACGGAGAACTTCGACGAGGTGGTCGGCGGATCCGACATGGTTCTGGTCGACTTCTGGGCGGCCTGGTGCGGTCCCTGCCGCCAGTTCGCACCGACCTACGAGAAGACGGCCGAGAAGCACCCGGACATCGTGTTCGGCAAGGTCGACACCGAGGACCAGCAGCAACTCGCGGCGGCCTTCGAGATCCGCTCGATCCCGACCCTGATGATCGTGCGCGACGGCGTCGTGCTCTACGCCCAGCCCGGCGCGCTGCCGGAGTCGGCGCTGGAGGACTTGATCGACCAGGCGCGCAAGGTCGACATGGAGGAAGTGCGCAAGCAGGTGGCCGACCAGCAGGCCTGA
- a CDS encoding TIGR03667 family PPOX class F420-dependent oxidoreductase, translating into MTFALPDPSTEFGARVARRLREDMIAWVTSVDRAGTPQPAPVWFLWEDDAILFYSKPDAKRLDRLKANPRTSVNLNDEGLGRDVLVLTGSLTREDGIAPAHLHEAFTAKYGKLSTDSFGTHETFSELYSVPLVFHPERLRGH; encoded by the coding sequence ATGACGTTCGCTCTGCCCGACCCCTCGACGGAGTTCGGCGCCCGAGTCGCCCGCAGGCTGCGCGAGGACATGATCGCCTGGGTCACGTCGGTCGACCGGGCGGGCACGCCGCAGCCCGCACCGGTGTGGTTCCTCTGGGAGGACGACGCGATCCTCTTCTACAGCAAGCCCGACGCGAAGCGGCTGGACCGGCTCAAGGCCAACCCGCGCACGTCGGTCAACCTCAACGACGAGGGCCTCGGCAGGGACGTCCTGGTGCTGACCGGCTCGCTCACCCGCGAGGACGGCATCGCGCCGGCGCACCTGCACGAGGCGTTCACCGCCAAGTACGGCAAGCTGTCCACCGACTCGTTCGGCACGCACGAGACGTTCTCCGAGCTGTACAGCGTGCCCCTGGTCTTCCACCCGGAGCGTCTGCGCGGTCACTGA
- the srmL gene encoding PheS-related mystery ligase SrmL: MPRDLTDPAQGPHAVQLVLAEILAAAPASAEPRVIRHHPDVSVEDNYTNLGYPPDAITRDARYTRYTTEGRMLRSHTSAMIPPALRELGTQEWDDVLLACVGMVYRRDAVDRVHSGTPHQLDLWRISRHRADLDELIDAVVTAAVPGARYRTTPAEHPYTEQGRQVDVLVDGEWLEVAECGLAARHVLRRAWLPDDVHGLALGVGLDRLLMLRKGIPDIRLLSSDDPRVVAQLRDLTPYRAVSKHPPISRDVSVAVRPEQDAETIGDTVRATVGDLVEEVVVLDETPVDALPPAAVARLGARSGQKNVLLRLVLRHPTRTLTDAEANAARDAVYAAVHEGAQ; this comes from the coding sequence ATGCCTCGCGACCTCACCGACCCCGCGCAGGGGCCGCACGCCGTGCAGCTCGTCCTGGCCGAGATCCTCGCCGCCGCACCGGCTTCGGCCGAGCCGCGCGTGATCCGGCACCACCCGGACGTCAGCGTCGAGGACAACTACACCAACCTCGGCTACCCGCCGGACGCCATCACCCGTGACGCCCGTTACACCCGCTACACCACCGAAGGGCGGATGCTGCGCAGCCACACGTCCGCGATGATCCCGCCCGCGCTGCGCGAACTGGGCACCCAGGAGTGGGACGACGTGCTGCTGGCGTGCGTCGGCATGGTGTACCGGCGGGACGCGGTCGACCGGGTGCACTCGGGCACGCCGCACCAGCTCGACCTGTGGCGGATCTCCCGCCACCGGGCCGATCTGGACGAGCTGATCGATGCCGTGGTCACCGCCGCCGTGCCGGGTGCGCGGTACCGCACGACACCGGCCGAGCACCCGTACACCGAGCAGGGCAGGCAGGTCGACGTGCTGGTCGACGGCGAGTGGCTGGAGGTCGCCGAGTGCGGCCTGGCCGCGCGGCACGTGCTGCGCCGCGCGTGGCTGCCCGACGACGTGCACGGCCTCGCGCTGGGCGTCGGCCTGGACCGGTTGTTGATGCTGCGCAAGGGGATCCCGGACATCCGGCTGCTGTCGTCCGACGATCCGCGGGTGGTGGCGCAGCTGCGGGACCTCACGCCGTACCGGGCGGTGTCGAAGCACCCGCCGATCTCGCGGGACGTGTCGGTCGCGGTGCGGCCGGAGCAGGACGCGGAGACCATCGGCGACACCGTGCGCGCCACCGTGGGCGACCTCGTGGAGGAGGTGGTGGTGCTGGACGAGACCCCGGTCGACGCCCTGCCGCCGGCCGCCGTCGCCCGGCTCGGCGCGCGGTCCGGGCAGAAGAACGTGTTGCTGCGCCTGGTGTTGCGGCACCCGACCCGGACGCTCACCGACGCGGAGGCCAACGCGGCCCGCGACGCCGTGTACGCCGCGGTCCACGAAGGTGCTCAGTGA
- the cobM gene encoding precorrin-4 C(11)-methyltransferase — MTVHFIGAGPGAADLLTVRAVRLLELSPVCLYAGALVPTEVLGHCPPDARLVDTANLDLDRITAELATAHEAGLDVARLHSGDPSVYSAMAEQMRRLDALGIPYDVTPGVPAFAAAAASLKRELTVPGVGQTVILTRTSARATPMPPGEDLAVLGKSRATVVLHLAVQRIAEVVAELLPNYGPRCPAAVVAYASRADELVLRGTLATIAGQVADAGIKRTAVIIVGEVLAAEGFLDSHLYSTARCRP, encoded by the coding sequence GTGACCGTCCACTTCATCGGCGCCGGGCCCGGTGCGGCCGACCTGCTCACGGTGCGCGCGGTGCGGCTGCTGGAATTGTCCCCGGTGTGCCTGTACGCGGGGGCGCTGGTGCCCACCGAGGTGCTCGGGCACTGCCCGCCGGACGCCCGGCTGGTCGACACCGCGAACCTCGACCTGGACCGGATCACCGCCGAACTGGCGACGGCGCACGAGGCCGGCCTGGACGTGGCGCGCCTGCACTCGGGCGACCCGTCGGTGTACAGCGCGATGGCCGAGCAGATGCGGCGGCTGGACGCGCTGGGCATCCCGTACGACGTGACGCCCGGGGTGCCGGCGTTCGCGGCGGCGGCGGCGTCGCTCAAGCGCGAGCTGACCGTGCCCGGCGTCGGCCAGACGGTGATCCTGACCCGCACCTCCGCGCGCGCCACCCCGATGCCGCCGGGTGAGGACCTGGCGGTGCTCGGGAAGTCGCGGGCCACGGTCGTGCTGCACCTGGCGGTGCAGCGGATCGCGGAGGTGGTCGCCGAGCTGCTGCCGAACTACGGGCCGCGGTGCCCGGCGGCGGTCGTGGCGTACGCGAGCCGGGCCGACGAACTCGTGCTGCGCGGCACGCTCGCCACCATCGCAGGCCAAGTGGCCGACGCCGGGATCAAGCGCACGGCGGTGATCATCGTCGGCGAGGTGCTGGCCGCGGAAGGCTTCCTCGACAGCCACCTGTACTCGACGGCCCGATGCCGCCCGTGA
- a CDS encoding pyridoxamine 5'-phosphate oxidase family protein, whose amino-acid sequence MLSTKGEDFRTFWTEYHLCTLTTSRPNGTPHVVPVGVTFDIPTATARIICSRGSRKVRNVLAAGERGALVAVCQVDGARWSTLEGRAVVRQSAEEVADAVRRYAQRYREPRPNPERVVIEIAVTRVLGTV is encoded by the coding sequence ATGTTGTCGACCAAGGGCGAGGACTTCCGGACGTTCTGGACGGAGTACCACCTCTGCACGCTGACCACCTCCCGACCGAACGGCACGCCGCACGTGGTGCCGGTCGGCGTCACGTTCGACATCCCGACGGCGACCGCCCGGATCATCTGCTCCCGAGGCTCCCGCAAGGTGCGCAACGTGCTCGCGGCGGGCGAGCGGGGCGCGCTGGTCGCGGTGTGCCAAGTGGACGGTGCGCGCTGGTCGACGCTGGAGGGCCGCGCGGTCGTGCGGCAGTCGGCCGAGGAGGTCGCGGACGCCGTGCGCCGGTACGCGCAGCGCTACCGGGAGCCCCGCCCCAACCCCGAACGGGTCGTGATCGAGATCGCGGTGACCCGCGTGCTGGGCACGGTGTGA